The Lepus europaeus isolate LE1 chromosome 21, mLepTim1.pri, whole genome shotgun sequence genome has a window encoding:
- the IGSF6 gene encoding immunoglobulin superfamily member 6, producing METAHKGKIGPHLEINLILFYVAAVGACTVSITQPRYLEVDLTYKTVTIECTFSKSGCPLAQTTSLWFRHGVQQPENLCLDGCRSEADKFTVREVLAQNQVSLTINRVTSNDSAIYICGIAVATPAPRAKQTGDGTMLVVRDGKLLSREVRSLLTALLALLSIYIAGVCVIFIIFSKAKSNILRNKETKEDPQKKSVRRIFQEIAQELYHKRYVGRSQQPEKDNNTYENRSTLSNYERP from the exons ctgctgtggGGGCCTGCACCGTCTCCATCACGCAACCACGTTACTTGGAAGTGGACCTCACTTACAAGACTGTCACTATCGAGTGCACCTTCTCCAAGAGTGGCTGCCCTTTGGCGCAAACAACAAGCTTGTGGTTCCGCCATGGCGTGCAACAGCCTGAGAACCTGTGCTTGGATGGCTGCAGAAGTGAGGCAGACAAATTCACAGTGAGGGAAGTCCTAGCCCAAAATCAAGTTTCCCTCACCATAAACAGGGTGACTTCAAACGACAGTGCAATTTACATCTGTGGAATCGCTGTTGCTACTCCTGCACCGAGAGCTAAGCAAACTGGAGATGGGACCATGCTGGTGGTGAGAG ACGGCAAGCTCCTCAGCAGGGAAGTGCGGAGCCTGCTGACGGCTCTCCTAGCACTGCTCTCCATCTACATCGCTGGCGTCTgcgtcatcttcataatcttctcCAAA GCAAAATCGAACATcctaagaaacaaagaaacaaaagaagatcCACAAAAG AAAAGTGTTCGGAGAATTTTTCAGGAAATTGCTCAAGAATTGTACCATAAGAGATACGTGGGCAGAAGCCAACAACCT GAGAAAGATAACAACACTTATGAAAACAGAAGTACACTCTCCAACTATGAAAGACCATAA